The Tautonia plasticadhaerens nucleotide sequence TCATCGCGGCCAGGTCGAGCAGGTGAGGCACCGGGCGATCATAGCCGAGTGACGGGGCGAGCAGCCAGAACACGTCGACCACGTGGGCGCCCAGGATCAGGGCCGAGATGGCCCGCAACCGGGAGGTGCTCTCCTTGTTCGCCCGGAACAGCAACACGGTGAATGGCAGGAAGAAGTGGAAGATCGCCAGGAACCCGACCACGTACTGCCAGCCGTGGGCCGAACGGTCGAGATACCAGGGGATTTCCTCGCTCAGGTCGCCGCTCCAGATGATCAGGAACTGGCTGTAGGAGGTGTAGGCCCACAGCATCACGAAGGCGAGCATCAGGTTGCCGAGGTCCCGCAGCCGCTTGGGCTGGGGGAGATCCTCGAGCGCCCCCCGGTCGGCCAGCAGGGTAGTCACGATATTGATGACCGCGAAGGTCATCAGGCCCATGCCGATGATCAGCATCGCCCCGTAGAGCGTGGAATACCAGGCCGGGTCGAGCGACATGGCCCAGTCGAACAGGGCGAAGGTGGCGGTCAGGAAGACGAGGATGATCCCGGGTGCGGCAACCTTTCCCATCTTCCGGGTGGCGGGCCAGGGATCCTCCGATCGATCCTGTTCGGTCGACCACCGGACCATGAAGGAGGCGAAGACGGACCAGACGGCGAAGTAGCCGATCGCCCGACCGAAGAAGAAGGCCCGGTTGAACCAGATTTCCTTGTGGTTATAGCCGGAGGCGTGCCCGCCGTCGGAGCCCTCGACGACCTCGTCCAGGGCGAAGGTGTATCTAGGGCCGAGGGATCCGGTCGTCCCCTCGGCCTCGGCGTGCCCCTCGTCGTCGCCCTCGACGTGCTCGGCGTGAGACTCGCCGTGGACAGCCCCGGCCCAGGGGTAGAGCTGCCCGATGCCGATGGCGATGGGGAGGAAAAGCGGGATCATCAGGGCCAGGGTCGAGGCCCCCGCCTCGAGCGGACGTCGGACGACCAGGCCCCAGGTGCCCGAGGCGAGGTGGTTGATCAGCAGGAGCAGCGTGCTGCCGATCGGCACCCCGAGCCAGAAGAGGTAGGCCATCAGGTACGATCCGAGCACCTGCCGGACGTCGAAGGCCGCCCCCACGATGCAGACGCCCAGCCCGGCGAGGCCGACGACGCCCGAGATGCGGAACAGCCGATCGAGTCGGGAGGAGATCCCCTCGCCATCGCCCTGGCCGTTCCCGCCGGTGGTGTTCCCGAAGAACCTGCTCACTGGGCCGCCTCCTGGGGCTGCTCGAGCCGCTGCCGATCCGCCTCGGGGAGGCCGTCGACCTGGGCGTACTGGCTCAGTTGTAGGGCCTTGACGTAGGCGACCACGGCCCATCGGTCGCGGGGCTTGATGCGATGAGCATAGGAATACATCGCGCCATAACCCCGGGTGATCACGTCGAAGAAATGGCCGACGGGCACCTCCCGGAGCCGCTGCTCGTGGAAGCTCGGCGGCTTGGGCAACCCGCGCTGGACGATCATGCCGTCGCCGTTCCCCAGCCCACCGTGGCAGGGGACGCAGAAGGACTCATATCGGACTCGCCCCCGGGCGAGGACCGCCTCGTCCACCTCGAAGGGGAAGCTGTCGACGAGCAGGCCGCCTTCCCGGCCGTATTCGAGGTGTTCGTCCTGCCGGGCCCAGCCCCGGGGGACGGTCCCCGCCACCAGCGGCCTCGCGGAAATGCCGTCCTCGAAGAAGACGCTGGGCTCGAAGGTGTCGTAGCGGGGCTGGTCGTACATCTCGTTCCGGCAGCCGCCGAGGCCGAGCAGCGTCGACCCGCCCAGCAGCAGCGCGACGGCCATTCGCCCGGCGAAGGAGGCGACCGCGAGGGGTCGGATCGATCGAATCACGGCCTCACCTCCGACAACGTCTCTGGGTTGAGCCCTTCCAGGAAGGTGCGCGTCTCGACCTCGTCGAACGCCTCGTCGTCCCAGCGGATGAAGAGGAAGAAACGGTCGCTGGACGCCCGGGCGAACTCCGGTGCGTTGAAGACGGGGTGGTACGGCAGGGGCAGGCCGTTGAGCAGGATCATGCCGACCACGGCCGACAGGGCGGCGGCGAGCACGGTGCACTCGAACGTCACCGGGATGAAGGCCGGCCAGCTATTGAGCGGCTTGCCGCCGACGTTCAGCGGGTAGTCGATCACCGCCGAGAAGTACTGCATCCCGAAGCCGCCGAGCCCGCCGAGCAGGCCCCCGAGGAAGACGATCGCCGGGATCCGGTTCTTGCGGAAACCGATCGCCTCGGCCAGTCCCTCGACCGGCATGGGCGAATGGGCCTCCATCCGCCGGAACCCGGCCTCGTGCGCCCGGTTGGCCGCGTCGACCAGTTCTTCCGGCGTCTTGAACCCGGCGAGGTAGCCGTAGAGTTCCGGGTGGGTGATATCCATCGTTTCCGGTTCCACTCCCGATCAGGCGTGCGAAGAGTCGCCGTTGCCGTGCTCGTTGCCCCGTCCCTGCCCGTGACCTTCCCGGTGCTGCACCTCGTGGACGAGTTCCTTCATCTCGGTGATCGAGATGGCGGGCAGGACCCGGACGAAGAGGAACATCAGGCTGAGGAAGACGCCGATCGTCCCCAGGTAGAGCGACCAGTCCCAGACGGTGGGCGTGTAGTGCTCCCAGGCGGCCGGCACGAAGTCGCTGCTGAGGCTCGTGACGACGATGATGAACCGCTCGAGCCACATGCCGACGTTGATCGCCATCGAGATCAGCCAGAGCACGATCACGTTCTTCCTGCAGAACCGGACCCAGAGCAATTGCGGGATCACGATGTTGCAGGCGATCAGGCCCCAGTAGTACACGCGGTAGGGGCCGAACGGCCGATTGCGGAGGATCATGAAATGCTCGTATTCGTTCTCCCCGTACCAGGCGATGAAGTCCTCCATCAGGTAGCCGTAGGCGACGATCAGGCCGGTCGTGAGCATGACCTTGGCCATGTTGTCGAGGTGGCGGTCGGTGATGAAGTCCTGCATCCCGTAGACCGCCCGCATCGGGATCGCCAGGGTCAGCACCATCGCGAATCCGGCGAAGACCGCCCCGGCGACGAAATACGGCGGGAAGATCGTCGTGTGCCAGCCGGGGACGATGCCGACGGCGAAGTCGTACGACACGATCGTGTGCACAGAGACGACCAGCGGCGTCGCCAGACCGGCGAGCAGCAGGTAGGCCGTCTGATACCTCGACCAGTGGCGGGCCGATCCCCGCCAGCCCATCGCGCCGATCCCGTAGAGCACCTTGGCGACCCGGTGCTTCGCCTTATCCCGCAGGGTGCCGAGGTCGGGGATCAGCCCGATGTACCAGAACAGCAGCGAGACGGTCGCGTAGGTCGACACCGCGAAGACGTCGAACACCAGCGGGCTGCGAAACTGGGGCCAGAGGGCCATGGTGTTCGGGTACGGCATCAGCCAGTAGAACACCCAGGGGCGGCCGAGGTGGAGGATCGGATACATGCCGGCGCAGGCGACGGCGAAGAGGGTCATCGCCTCGGCGAACCGGTTGATCGAGGTCCGCCAGTCCTGCCTCAGGAGCAGCAAGATCGCCGAGATCAGCGTGCCGGCGTGGCCGATGCCGATCCACCAGACGAAGTTGATGATCGCGAAGCCCCACATCACGGGCACGTTCAGCCCCCAGATGCCCGTGCCGTTGGCCAGCAGCCAGACGACCGAGACCAGGAAGAGCTGGAGGAGCCCGAAGGAGGCCGCGAAGCCGATCAACCACTGCTTCTTGAACCCCTTGGTCAGGACAACATCGCTGATCTTGTCCGTGACGGAGGTGAAGTCGTGGCCGGGGCCGATGATCGGCGCGACCTGGGTGCCGCCGCTCTCGCGTTCGTTCTTCTCGTTCGCCATCGACTCCGCCTCACGCCGTCGCGATCTCGGGGTTCGGATTGGTCACTCGGGCCAGGTAGGTCGTCCGGGGGCGGGTATTCAGCTCCTCGGCGAGCATCCCGTAGTTGCGCGGCGACTTCTTCAGTCGGGTCACCTCGGAGGTCTCGTCGTTCAGATCGCCGAAGACCAGGGCCCGGGTCGGGCAGGCGGCCTGACACGCGGTGACGATCTCGCCGTCTCGCACGCGACGCCCCTCCAGCTCCGATTGGATCTTGCCCTCGTAGATCCGCTGCACGCAGTAGGTGCACTTCTCCATGACGCCCCGGGACCGTACGGTGACGTCCGGATTGTGCAGGAGGACCAGCGGGGTGATCCCGGAGCTGAGGGAGGTGTCCTCGAGCTCCATCTTGGAGTACTTCAGGAAATTGAAGTGGCGGACCTTGTAGGGGCAGTTGTTGGAGCAGTACCGCGTGCCGACGCAGCGGTTGTACACCATGTTGTTCAGCCCCTCGTGATCGTGCACGGTCGCGCCGACCGGGCAGACCGGCTCGCACGGGGCCTTCTCGCAGTGCATGCAGAAACGGGGCTGGAAGGCGACCTTGGGATTTCCGAGGTCATGCGTCGGGGCGTCCCGGCCCTCGACGGCGAAGTAGCGGTCGACTTCCATCCAGTGCATGATCCGGCCGCGCTTGACCTCGCGCTTGCCGACCACGGGGATGTTGTTCTCCGCCTGGCAGGCCACGACGCAGGCCGCACAGCCGACGCATCGGTTCAGGTCGACCGTCATGCCCCAGGCGTAGCCGGGGTAGCCGTTCCAGCCCTCTCCCCGGTCCGCGGAGTAATCGAAGCTCGGATAGAGCGACGGGGTCTCCTCGCCGTGCCTGGCCGAGACGTGGTGCCCGGCGTGGGCGAAGTCGGGATTGGCCTGGTACTGCTCGAGCGTCGCCTCGCGGATCAGGTCCCGACCCTCGATCGAGCGCTGGAGTTGCGTCGAGGCCAGCTCATAGGTCTGGCCGGTCGCATTCAGCGAGACGCCGGGGATGATCCAGGGAGTACCCGACGGCCGGATCTCGTAGGCGTTGAACCCGGTCCCATCGCCGACCCGTCCGGCACGGCGTCGGCCGTAGCCCAGGTGCAGCGTGACCGCGCCTTCCGCGTGGCCGGGCATCACGAAGATCGGGACGTTTACAGTGACCGTGCCGACGGTCAGCCCGACCACGTCCCCCATCTCCAGTCCCGAGAGCGGCCCGCCGGAATCCTCGGCGACCAACGAGGCCGGGACCATCAGGGCGTTGTCCCAGGTCAGCTTCGTGACCGGCTTCGGGCACTCCTGGAGCCAGGCGTTATTGGCGTATCGCCCGTCATAAATGGTGGGATCCGGCGCGAGCACCAGTTCCAGTTCCCCGCCCTCGGC carries:
- a CDS encoding DUF3341 domain-containing protein, whose protein sequence is MDITHPELYGYLAGFKTPEELVDAANRAHEAGFRRMEAHSPMPVEGLAEAIGFRKNRIPAIVFLGGLLGGLGGFGMQYFSAVIDYPLNVGGKPLNSWPAFIPVTFECTVLAAALSAVVGMILLNGLPLPYHPVFNAPEFARASSDRFFLFIRWDDEAFDEVETRTFLEGLNPETLSEVRP
- the nrfD gene encoding NrfD/PsrC family molybdoenzyme membrane anchor subunit; translated protein: MANEKNERESGGTQVAPIIGPGHDFTSVTDKISDVVLTKGFKKQWLIGFAASFGLLQLFLVSVVWLLANGTGIWGLNVPVMWGFAIINFVWWIGIGHAGTLISAILLLLRQDWRTSINRFAEAMTLFAVACAGMYPILHLGRPWVFYWLMPYPNTMALWPQFRSPLVFDVFAVSTYATVSLLFWYIGLIPDLGTLRDKAKHRVAKVLYGIGAMGWRGSARHWSRYQTAYLLLAGLATPLVVSVHTIVSYDFAVGIVPGWHTTIFPPYFVAGAVFAGFAMVLTLAIPMRAVYGMQDFITDRHLDNMAKVMLTTGLIVAYGYLMEDFIAWYGENEYEHFMILRNRPFGPYRVYYWGLIACNIVIPQLLWVRFCRKNVIVLWLISMAINVGMWLERFIIVVTSLSSDFVPAAWEHYTPTVWDWSLYLGTIGVFLSLMFLFVRVLPAISITEMKELVHEVQHREGHGQGRGNEHGNGDSSHA
- a CDS encoding YfhO family protein, with product MSRFFGNTTGGNGQGDGEGISSRLDRLFRISGVVGLAGLGVCIVGAAFDVRQVLGSYLMAYLFWLGVPIGSTLLLLINHLASGTWGLVVRRPLEAGASTLALMIPLFLPIAIGIGQLYPWAGAVHGESHAEHVEGDDEGHAEAEGTTGSLGPRYTFALDEVVEGSDGGHASGYNHKEIWFNRAFFFGRAIGYFAVWSVFASFMVRWSTEQDRSEDPWPATRKMGKVAAPGIILVFLTATFALFDWAMSLDPAWYSTLYGAMLIIGMGLMTFAVINIVTTLLADRGALEDLPQPKRLRDLGNLMLAFVMLWAYTSYSQFLIIWSGDLSEEIPWYLDRSAHGWQYVVGFLAIFHFFLPFTVLLFRANKESTSRLRAISALILGAHVVDVFWLLAPSLGYDRPVPHLLDLAAMIGVGGLWLAAYLFVLKSRPLVVRHDPGLIELRAHAHPQPPQARA
- a CDS encoding c-type cytochrome; its protein translation is MIRSIRPLAVASFAGRMAVALLLGGSTLLGLGGCRNEMYDQPRYDTFEPSVFFEDGISARPLVAGTVPRGWARQDEHLEYGREGGLLVDSFPFEVDEAVLARGRVRYESFCVPCHGGLGNGDGMIVQRGLPKPPSFHEQRLREVPVGHFFDVITRGYGAMYSYAHRIKPRDRWAVVAYVKALQLSQYAQVDGLPEADRQRLEQPQEAAQ